GTCGCGGTCCCGGGAGAAGCGGCGACGGCGGCGGCGCTCCGCCTCCCCGCCCCCGGCCACTTCCTCATCGTCGTCCTCGAGGCGCGAGCGGCACCGCGGGAAACACCGGGACGGTGGCGGcagcaagaagaagaagaagcggTCGCGGTCCCGGGGTGAGAAGCGGTCTGGGGATGGCAGCGAGAAGGCCCCGGCGCCCGCCCCGCCGCCCTCTGGCTCCACCTCGTGTGGTGACCGCGACAGCCGCCGCCGGGGGGCCGTGCCACCCTCCATCCAGGACCTCACGGACCACGACCTCTTCGCCATCAAGCGGACCATCACGGTGGGCCGGCTTGACAAGTCCGACCCCCGAGGACCCTCTCCTGCTCCGGCCTCCTCACCTAAGCGGGAGGTCCTGTACGACTCCGAGGGACTGAGCGGCGAGGAGCGGGGCGGCAAGAGCAGCCAGAAGGATCGGCGCCGCTCGGgggccgcctcctcctcctcctcttcccggGAGAAGGGGTCTCGTCGGAAGGCGCTGGACGGGGGTGACCGGGATCGGGACAGGGACAGAGATAGGGACAGGGACAGGTCATCCAAGAAGGCCCGGCCCCCCAAGGAGTCGGCGCCTTCCTCAGGGCCCCCGCCAAAGCCACCAGTCAGCAGCGGCTCAGGCTCTTCATCCTCGTCGTCCTCCTGTTCTTCCCGGAAGGTGAAGCTGCAGTCCAAGGTGGCGGTGCTGATCCGCGAGGGTGTCAGCAGCACCACCCCGGCCAAGGATGCCGCGTCAGCCGGCCTGGGCTCCATTGGCGTCAAATTCAGCCGTGACCGCGAGAGTCGCTCCCCCTTCCTCAAACCTGACGAGCGGGCCCCCACTGAGATGGCCAAAGCAGCTCCGGGCAGCACCAAGCCCAAAAAGACCAAGgtcaaggccaaggcaggggccAAGAAAACCAAGGGGACCAAGGGAAAGACCAAGCCATCCAAGACCAGGAAAAAGGTCCGCAGTGGAGGTGGCAGCGGGGGCAGTGGTGGCCAGGTGTCGCTGAAGAAGTCCAAGGCGGATAGCTGCAGCCAGGCGGCAGGCACCAAGGGGGCGGAGGAGACTTCCTGGTCCGGGGAGGAGCGGGCAGCCAAGGTTCCTAGCACCCCGCCCCCCAAGGCAGCCCCACCACCCCCTGCCCTCACTCCGGACTCGCAGACCGTGGACAGCAGCTGCAAGACACCTGAGGTCTCCTTCCTGCCCGAGGAGGCCACTGAGGAGGCTGGGGTCCGAGGTggggcggaggaggaggaggaggaagaagaagaggaggaggaagaggaagaggaggaggagcagcagccTGCTACCACCACGGCCACCAGCACTGCTGCAGCCGCCCCAAGCACTGCCCCCAGCGCGGGGTCCACAGCCGGTGACTCGGGGGCGGAGGACGGGCCAGCTTCCCGTGTCTCCCAGCTGCCCACGTTGCCCCCGCCCATGCCCTGGAATCTGCCAGCTGGTGTGGACTGCACCACCAGCGGCGTCCTGGCCTGTGAGTGTCCCCTGGGGGAGGGTGGTGCTGGGGCAGGTGAGACAGGATGGGGACTGGAGGGTACAGACTTAGAGGCAGTGGGGTGCCCTGGCAGGGAGAGGTTTATAGGGACATAGACTGGGAGGGTGGGGGTGAGTAAAGGCCAGCCAGGCTCTAGGTGCCTGGGTGTACTGGGAGAGAGGGGCCGGTGAGAGCAGGTGGTGGCCAGCACAGACTGGAGTGGTGGGCTGGGTTCTGGGATTCCCCTAGACGGGGAGTAGGAGAGAGGGACCAGAAAGAATGGCTTGAGCAGGGCATCGTATTCCTTACGGATGGCGGTTGCCTCTACCAGACtgcagaggtggggagagaggtTGGGACTGGCCACAGCGGGTCaggaggcagaatctcactcctGCCACTGTCTCATCACTGCATGACCCTGGCCAACCCCGCACCcacacacctggagtcccaaGAACATTCGTGGTATGGGCTGTTCTCTCATTGGCCAAGGCCCCCTTTTCCCAGTTCTGAGCGTGAGGCTTTGTGGCTGTTCTGGGGCCAAGGGCAGGAGATGACAGCAGGTGTCCAGGTGAGGTTCACCAGCTCCTGTCCTGTCACCTCTCCCATCTTCATGTTGtcacctctctgcctcctgcagTGACTGCACTTCTCTTCAAGATGGAAGAAGCCAACCTGGCGAGCCGAGCGAAGGCCCAGGAGCTGATCCAGGCCACCAACCAGGTGGGCTCCCCTGGGGGAGAGTCCCTGCCGCCCCTTCTTTTGTCCATTGCCTCGGGTTAGGAGAGGAACCGCGGGCCTGGCAGCTCTGGGGCAAGGTATCGGCCTGAAGAGGAGCCTGTTGCCTCAGCTGTGGGGAAGTCAGCGTGGGAACAGTGGGGTGCACGTCCCCTCTTCCCCTCCACCTCCCTTTACTCATCACCCCTCTGTCCTCGTCCCACAGATCCTCAGCCACAGAAAGCCACCCTCAAGTCTGGGGATGACCCCAGCTCCTGTGCCCACCTCTTTGGGTCTGCCCCCTGGCCCCTCCAGCTACCTGCTTCCTGGCAGCCTCCCTCTGGGGGGCTGCGGTTcgaccccccccacccccaccgggCTGGCTGCCACGTCTGACAAGAGAGAGGGCAGCAGCAGCTCTGAGGGCCGTGGGGACACAGATAAGGTGAGCTGGCCTGGGGAGAGGTGGGGCGGTGCTGACAGTTCTGTAGAGAATATGGACAGGAACTGAGACGCGGGGGCCCAAGGAgaaagggagactgaggcagggagacaGGGCCGTAGAGACCAAAGTCATGGAACCATAAGGAACTCCACTTTGCTGGAATGGGTGAGCAGGAAATGCGTTAGGCGTGTCCAAAGGAAAATCGCGTCTGTGCGTGTGTGGGGCTGTGTGCGTACACACCACATATACACACCCTGGAAGAGATGCCCCGCGCTGCAGCCCACCCCTTGATTATCTGTTGCTCGCGCTGTCTCCGTCTCTGTGAGTGGGGGAGGGTGGTTTCCGAATGAAAACTCAAGAACCTGTTTGTAGATGAAGCAGGGGAGAATGGGTGCCAGGCAGACAGTAATGTAGGTTCTTACTCAGCTGCTCTGGCCGGCTCCTACTCCTGGGCTCTGGAGCTGTTTCTCTCTTGGTCAGGTCTAgatgtgggtttttgtttttgtttttctttgagatggagtcttgctctgtcacctggtctggagtgcaatggtgccatctcggctcactgcagcctccgcctccagggttcaagtgattctcctacctcagcctcccgagtagctgggatgacaggcacccgccaccacacccagctaatttttgtatttttagtagagacggcatttcaccacgttggccaggctggtcttgactcctgacctcaggtgatctgccagcctcggcctcccaaagtgcagggattacaggtgtgagccaccgtgcccggccttggttggttggtttttgagacagggtctcgctttgtcacccaagctggcatgcagtggcacagtcacagctcactgtagcctcagccttgATCTctcgggctcaagggatcctcctacgtCAGCatcctgtgtagctaggactacaggcacgcgccaccatgcccagctcatttcttaattttttgtagagttggggtctcactatgttgcccaggctggtctcaaattcctgagctcaagtgattctcccacctcagcctcccaaagtgctgggattataggcatgagccactgcacccagcctagatgtGTTTTCTTACAGTCTAGTAGCCCATAGCCAGACGGTGACGTTGGCCACCCTTACACAGCTGTGTACCGTGCCAGATAAAGCTGTATAAACCCCATTAAACATCCTGTGTGAGCCGCAGAGGCGGGGCTGCAGTTTAGTCGGTCACTTGTCCGTAGCTTGTGCCTTGCGCTGCAGGACTCGGACGGTGAGGACCCCCTGGTCTACAGTGGCCCTTGCTCTGCCCTGGTCTGTGCTCTGCCCTTTGCCCCGCTTTGCCCATCCGAGATGGGTGTTGGGGAGCAGCGTCTCTCTAGAGACCCACATCCTGTGGGGCCAGGCAAGCCTGAGAAGTCCCTCCAGGGCAGCCTGTGTCTCTTCTGGCCACAGAGTTCCCTAACAGCTCAGTAGCTCGTCAGACAGTGTCACTGATGTTGCTCCTGGAGTCGGCTAGCCATTGTGCCCTGCCCTTCCCAGGACTCAGTTTACCTGCCCCTACTTTGATAGTCACCTGGCTTGGGAGGGCAGCTTCTCCAAGGGTGGTGCCAAGGGACTGTCCCTTGTGCCTGCAGAAGGCCTGTTCTTCTCTGGTCCCACGTGGCTCTCTGGCTAGAGGTTTCCTGTCTGCTTTTGCAAGGATTCTGCCTGAGGCCAGGGCTGCAGCTGCTGCCCCGAGCCTGCGGCTGCGGGATCTCCTAGCTTGCTGGCCACAGGCGGGAAGAGCCTTGCCTCGGAGGCTCTCTGCCCTGTCCCTGTTGCGTCCTCCCCTTTTCATCCCATGGCCATCCCCCTTGGAACAGGCACAGCTCCCCTGGATTGAGTCTTTGCTCTGTACCCAGCCTGTGCCATGTCCTCCATGTGTGTCGCTGTAGTACTGCCCATAGGTGCTGTCCCCGTTTTACAAATGAGCCACaaaggtggccaggcacggtggctcatgcctgtaattccaacacttcgcaaggccgaggcgggtgaatcgcttgagcccaggagttcaagatcagcttgggcaacatagtgagacctagtcGCCACAAAaagtacaagaattagccaggcgtgggggtggcacatctagtcccagctattcaggaggctgaggtgggaagatcgctttagcccaggagacCAGGGgtacagtgagcagtgattgtgccactgcactccagcctgcatgacaatgagagaccctgtctcaaaaacaaagaaacaaaaaaggagccACAAAAAGGTTTGGCTGAGCATCCCAGGGGTCAGAGACAGGGAGTGGCAGACCAGGCTTCTGATACAAATGGGCTCAAGGTcagtccccacccccactccccagtGCCCCTCACCCCTAGCCACCCCCTCCATCCCCTGGGTGACCAGAGCAGTACTGTAAAAACCTAAACTGAGTCCTCCCCGCTCCCGCGGTGAAAAGCCCTGTGCAGTTTTCTACAGCCCCGCCTCTAGAGTCTGATTCAAAACCAGCTGCAATTTCTTGGCCAATGCCTGTCTTCTCATCAGACTGAACTTTGTGAGGGCAGGCGACACACATGTCCTGGTCCCGGCCAGGCCTGGAGCAGCCCAGGGTTCGGCCTGGAGGAGATGTTCAGTGACATGCAGAGGCCCAGGCCTGGCCTTTGGTCCCGGGCACCTGCAGCAGAGGGCGCATGGGACAGACCCTCAGCAGGACTTCCAGCCTGAGAGCAGCTGGACGGCCAGAGAGGTTAGGCTGGCAGCAGAGGCgagtggaggtggaggttccGCAGGTACTCACTGGCCCTTGCTGTGTCTTCCCCCGCTGTCGCCACCCCACCAGTATCTGAAGAAGCTGCACACGCAGGAGCGGGCGGTGGAGGAGGTGAAGCTGGCCATCAAGCCATACTATCAGAAGAAGGACATCACCAAGGAGGAGTACAAGGACATCCTGAGGAAGGCCGTCCACAAGGTGGGCACCCGGAGAGAGGGGCAGACACAGGCCGGGGAGAGAACGAGCTGGAGGGACAGATGTGTGCAGACAGATGGACGCGGATGGGAGACGGGGAGGAGGTcagtctgggaggtgaggagggtgACAGGATTTTCTCAAGGCCACCTGGGCCTGTTCCGCTGGCCCTGGGGCACCCATCGTCTAGGGGGACAGAGGGACTTTGGCCTGGTTATTGGGGAAGCTCCTCCTACCGCAGTTCCAAGCTGCGCCCAACAGTCCTGGGTGGATGGGGCCCCGGGAGCCTGGTGGTGACTCCAACTGTCCCCGGCCCCCCAGATCTGCCACAGCAAAAGTGGGGAAATCAACCCAGTGAAGGTGAGCAACCTGGTGCGGGCCTACGTCCAGCGCTACCGCTACTTCCGCAAGCACGGTCGCAAGCCAGGGGACCCCCCAGGGCCCCCACGGCCGCCCAAGGAGCCAGGGCCCCCAGACAAGGGTGGCCCgggcctgcccctgccccctctcTGAGAGCCCTGGCCAGCTCTTCGCCCCTCACCTCTTTGAAACTCTGGACGTATTTATGgctccacctccccacctccctcccccgTCAGTGGGATGACTGGGGGAGGGTTGCTGCAGGGAAGAGGAgagccccctgccctgccctgccccgtgTCCACCTCCCTTGCCCCCAAGCCTGTCCCCAGTGCCCCTCCCTTCTGTTTGTGCCCCTCTCCCCAATTTCATTAAAGATTTCATGAAACATTACCCCTGAGCCCCATGGTTCTAACCCTTTGTTTTCGGAGACAAATTTGCCAGAGGGTTGGGGAGGGacccccaggaggctgaggatgggaGACAGAGACCAGACTGTGACTTGGGGCAGCTGCctcccctgggcctcagttttcttatctgtgtaGTGGGTGTTGTGATGATTGAACAAGACACAGGTGGAGCACTTAGCACAGTCTCTGGCTGGGAGCGAGCTGCTCACAGGGAGGCAGGGGCCGGACCCCACCTGATCAGCATCTTCCCAGCTCGGCTCCTGGGTGCCATGTGCCTGCCTTGGAATTGCTCCCAGAGCAGGATCTGTGTTCCCCATTGAGTTGGCTTCTCTTTTCAGCAGCCCCGTGAAGCTGGGGTGATCTCATCAACTGTCctgagagggaaactgaggcacagagcagcaAGGGCCGAAGGGTGAGTCAGGGCTGCGCTGGCTTCTGCCAGTTTCATCACCCAGAACTGCGGCCCAACCAGGAGAGGTGACAGTGCCCAGGGTCACCAGGCAGGCAGGCTTTGCAGGCTCCAGGGTGGCCGCAGAGCCCCTTTACCAAGACCCCTCCAGCCCCACGTGGAGGGGAGCCTGAGGCCTGGAAGGAGAAGGACCACTTGCCCAAACTGTTCATAGGCAAGGCAGGGGGCCTGGGTTCTGGCTAGTCTTTGTGTTTCCTACTCTGTGACCTTTGCGCCTCTCCCAGCCTGTGTCTTGGTCTACAACACGGGGACAGCCATCACCCACCAGGTCCCTGGGCAGAAGTGAGGAGGTGTCAGCTGCCCCCTGCAGTGCTTGGTCTTCATGCATTGAGCACCTGAGTTGTATATAGCTGcacagatgggtaaactgagaCCCTGAGCGGGAATAACAACCATATTGGGTCAGAGGGCACCCAACACCAGACACGCACAAGTGATCATAGCAGGAACCAGTTTATTGGTTGAGGTGGTGGGGAACAGGGGGGTTGGAGGCACACCATGAGGAGCGAGGGCTCAGCTCTCCCCAGGGCCCTGGAAATCCATGCCCTCCACCAAGTCCTGCAGGTAGGCCTTGTACTGGTCGGAGGTGAGGGAGAGTGGGTGGCTGTTGGAAATGTGCAGGTCCACAGTATTCTCCAGGGAGGAGGCACCCCCTACCCGGGCCATTTCTACCAAGGCCCTGAGGCACGTGGGCACAACCTGCAGGGGAAGTGGGGACAGGAGTCAGGGAAAACACCCAGCCACTGTCCACCAAGGTAGGAGTCAGGGCTTGGAGGACTACAactccctgcagcccctgctgTAACCTAGGATGAACCATAGGCCTAGGGCTGCTGGGAGTTgtagttttacacacacacacacacacacacacacacacacacacacacacaccccctgcTGTAACTGAACCATAGGCCTAGGGCTGCTGGGAGTTgtagttttacacacacacacaaacacacacacacacacacgtcaggGCTGAGCAGTCTGTGATCTTGACTCCTGGGAGCCACAGCCATGGCCTCACAATGGCAGCTAAAACTTGAGTCCACCAGCTTCTACATGgtttagagcaggggtccccaacccccctACGGCTTGTTAGGGACCAGGTTGCACAGCAGGATGTGAGCAGCGGGTGGGGGAatattactgcctgagctctgccttctgtgagatcagcggcagcattagattctcagaggaGCACAAACTCTATCGAACTGCGCACGTGAGGGATCGGCTGCTCCttaagagaatctaatgcctgatgatctgcagtggagcagtttcatcccgaaaccacaCCTCCCTGTCCGTGGAAATATTATCTTCCATGagactggtccctggtgccaaataGTTTGGGGGCCACTGGTTTAGAGAGTTCAAAACAGGTTCTGCAGGTGAGGCCATGGGAAGGAGCTCCCGGGGATGAAAAACTGGTTATTGCAGAGATCTTGGAAGTTGCAGTTTTTTAGAGGGCCCTCTGGGAGTTGGAGTTCCTGGGAGCAACCTCTTCCCTCTGTAAGGCCACCCCTTTCAGCCCCAGGGACTCAGGTCTGCAGGCACCTTGACCATCACGAGCCTCTTGGTCCACGGCTGGTCCTGGGGCCATGACTCCCCCACACAGAACCAGAGGGCATAGCGTGGTGAGCGTCCGCTTCCTTCCGTGAAGGTAATCAGATCTGGGGGCCCAGGAGCCTAGTCAGGGATGAGAAGAGGACCCTCTACCCACCCTTCCCCGTAAACTTGAATGATaacccccaccacctcccctgACCTAAGGCCCTCTGCTGCCTCGACCAGGGGACTGCTTGTTTGGGGAAagtcccctccttccctccctccctccctcccatcagGGTGGGGTTGTTGGAAGGCCACACCCCCAAGCCCCCAAGCCTCAGCATTCATAACAGGCCCAGAGTAGGGGGCCCATGCTCCCAAGGATGCTCAGTGAATCTGGAGAAGCTGGTTGGCATTCAGTCCTGTCTGAGGCTGCATTGTCCAATTGCAGCCATTAGTCATGTAAGGTTATTTCAGTTTAAATTGTAACCAATTAAAACGAATCACGTCCTGGTTGCACTCGCCTCACCTGAGTGCTTGGCccctgtggctagtggctgctgcACCGGACAGTGCAGGTGACTGTCATTtccatcatggcagaaagtgCCACTGCACAGCGAAACCCTAAGGGATGTAGCTTTCCTGCTATTGGTCTGTTCACCATCATTAGTTACGATGATGATGACAGTGGCAGCTAATTCCCTGAGCAGGCTCTGTGTACTGGGCCTGTGTCTCACCCCAGCGCTGGCAGGCAGGTAGAGAGAGGAGACCATCCTTGGATTCCACGGGCTCAGGGCAAAGTCCTTTGCCTCGGTTATACAGCGGGCCAAGGGCAGCCAGCGTCTGAATTCAGTCCTAAtcatgagttcttttttttttgttgttcgagatggagtcttactctgtcaccaggctagagtgcagtggtgcgatctcagctcactgcaatctccgcctcctgggttcaagcaattctcctgcctcagcctcccgagtagctgggattacaggcacgtgccaccacgcccgactatttttttgtatctttagtagagatggggtttcactatgttgaccaggctggtctcgaactcctgaacttgtcatctgcccacctcagcctcccaaagtgctgggactacaggcgtgagccaccgtgcccggccaatcctGAGTTGTTAACCACTGTGCAGGCTGCTTTGTACTGGCCAGGTCGAAGCCCCTGTCTCACTCACCTACAATGAAGGGCCCCAGGTCAAACACGCCTCCTTCCTTGTCCTTGGGGACCTCGCCATCAGGCCCATGCCCGCTGTTGGGGAGCAGCTCCTCGCTCACTGCCCAGTATGTGTGGCAGTGCCCCAGCCGCTGGGCCCAGAGCCACTGCCCGGCCCGCCAGAGAGCCAGTCCCCCacccaggcagctcagcacatgCCTCACGTAGCTCATCACTCCCCTGTCTGTCAGGGACATGCCAGGGTCTGGCAGTGTGACTGGCCATCCAGGCAGCGTCCTGTCTCCCACTTCGGACCCCACCAGCCGCAGGCCCTCCGGGCAGGAGATGGTCTGCTGGAAGACTTGGCGGCCCCGGTAGAAGGCTGTCACCTCGAACTCCCACTCTGAGCAGCGGCAGCAGCGGCATGAAGGGGAGAGGGGTTGAGAATCAGGGGCTGCCGCCCAGACCTCAGCCCTCCCAGCCTGCAGCTGACACTCACCTTCCCCCGGCACCAACAGCCGCTTCAGTGGGTTCTCAGAGGGCCCCAGGTTTGGGAAGGGAGTGGGATTGTCCAAGCTGGGGCTCCGCAGGGGCTGAGGGCAGGGCTCAGGGGCTACAGCCAGGCTTGGGGGTCCCGGATCTGGGAGTGGGGCCAACACCATGTTACCCAGTAACTCATCCAGAATGTCTTCCTGgagggaaacaaaaaaagagaatcaggCATTTCCATATCCTTTTCTGGAGACTTCATATGGACCAGGTCTGTTCTCAGCAACGCAGGGAGGTCAGGCTTGAGCTCTGCCTTCAAGGGgcttccagcctggggacagagccagCCATGGCATCAACAGCCAAACAAACACTAATGAACGCCAGGTGCTACCATTCCAACCCAAGGATCTGGCTCTATGCAGGTAAGACCTGGGCAAAGCAGGCTGGGTAGAATTTCAGAGGGGATGCTCCCCCAGCTTGGGCCTCAGCAGGATCAAGGTGAGGGAGTTTTTCAGTTCCCAAGAGGCTGACAGCCCCCTGCGAATCGAAATCCATGAAATCCCGGGAAGGTGTGCTCGGGCCTTGAATGCTGGGTGAAGACTTGGAATTTTCTCCTGAGGAGACCGGGGCAGGGACAGACAGGGTCAGCACTGGCTCAGGTGAGGGGCAGGCTGGAGGCAGGGGAGTGGGGGGATCGTCTAGAGGGAGAGGACAAGGCCCATGGAGACAGGTCGGAGACTGAGGGGCATGAAAGTTGGGCACATTCTCACCTGGGTATCAGAAGTACTGCCTCCACCATTGGTGTCCGGAGAGGTGTCTGGCTGGGAAAAGTCCCCAACTCCTGTTGAGAAAAGTGGTGAGGGGAGTAGGAGTGCCAGGAACCCTTGGGGCCCCAGCCTCCCACACGAACCCCAAGCTGGCAGACCTGAGTTCACAAACTCGTAGATTTTATGTGGGTCGTGAGGGTCCTTGCTCCGGTCCTCTGCTAAACGCAACCCTTCTTTGCGGTTGAGGGCAGAGCGGAAATTCCTCTTCCAGGTTGGCAGGTCTGGCTTATCCCTCCCGGGAACATATGCACCAGTGGCCTCGGCCCAGGCCTGGGGCAACAGTGGTGTCAGGATGGTGGGGGAGGACGACTTAGATCCTGCTCCTGGGGCCCTAACCCTGTCTCCCGAGTCCTAACACCACCCTCTTTCCCTGGCAAGTTCTAACTCTGCAAGGTCCATCCCCAAATCCCCCCGTCCCACCTACCTCCATCCCCCACCTCTAGTTTTcaaaaggctttttttctttttgagatggagtttcactcctgtcacccaggctggaatgcaatggtgcaatctcagctcactgcaacttccgcctccccggttcaagcgattctcctgtctcagcctcctgagtagctgggattacaggtgggcaccactacacctggctaatttttgtatttttagtagagatggggtttcaccatgttggccaggctggtcttgaactcctgacctcaggtgatccgtcctcctcggcctcccaaagtgctgggattacaggcatgagctactgtgctcgGCCTCTTCAAAAGCCTTTGAAAcctctttggtttttgttttgtttcgcttttgtttttaaagagatggagcctatgttgcccaagctggcctcaaactcctgggctcaagcgatcctcccgccttggccttgcaaagtgctaggattacaggtgtgaaccaccgcccCCGGCCCAAAAACCTTTTCTTTCTAAGCCAGGCTTCCAAGTCCAACTTGGTGTCTAATCCCGTGCACCACCTGCCCCGCGACACCCTCTGTGATAACCCCGCCCCTCACACTGTTTACCACCTCTGGCATATACTAATTCGGTAGTTAGGAACCTCAGATTTGGGGCTCCAGGCCTCACCTCTGATGTTTCAAGAACCATCCCCCAGTATCTATCCTACAACCAAGAGCCCCGGCCTCTAGAAAGCCCCAAACCCCCAGGATGCATTTCCTTTGCGTACTAACCGGCTTTCCCGGTTTTATTCCCGTAACCCTGCAGCTCCAACCCTGCTTGCGCCCCACCATCAGTCAGCGGATCCGGCTAGCCCCGCCCCTCCCGTTCTAGCCCCACCCACCAGCGTTGGCACGAGCCCGCCCCTCGCGCGCCACCTCCGCCTTCTCAGCCGGGCCCACTAGGAGTCCTTTCCGCCCAGCGCGCAGCTCCGGGTTTCCAGCGTCCCAGGTCGTCGCACGCACCTGGAAGATTCCGAAATCCTCCTGCTGTGCATCCTGCCGTAGGCCGTGCTTCCAAGGGATGCGGAAGCGCGTGCGGCTCTTGTTCACCCAGGCCACGCCCTCCAGTTGCCCCAGGTCCAGCTGCGACACCAGCCAGGGCAGGATCCGTGGCTTTGGGGTTCCCATGGTCCGGCCTGCGCGTATAGGGCATTTCCTGGGCGCGACCGGCCTCCCCCGGACCCACCTGGCCTGGAGTTTCCGCACCCAGACCTCCTTCTCACGGGCCACGGCACAGGTCCTTCACCCATATTTTCGGGGGTACAAACAGGAAACCTCCTCTTcccatcctcccatcctcccGAGAGGCTCTCTAATCAGCTAGGGTTCCTTCCCATATCCATGGCACATCCTTCCCCAGCGTCTTCAGTGCAGACCCTCCACTCCCTCAATTCCGCCAGTATagacctcctccctcccccacatcATCGAAAGTAAGTATCCCCACTTTCAGGGTAGCATCCTCTTTCCCTAGTTATTTCAGTGCAGAATCGATTCACGTGTAAGCCTCTACCTCCTGCACTTACCCCAATGTAGACCCCCTTCCACAGTCCCCCTACAGAAGATCTCCCAAAACATTTCCAACACAGAACTTCCATTCAATTCCCCTCCGACTGCCCGCCTCCCTCCTCCAGGACAGAGCACGCCCCAGGTTTCGAGACTGAACTACCCCCATCTACGGAGTCCACCCCTCCCTCTCTAGAACCCCCTCAGTGTAGACgcctcctcttttcctctttcctccctactttttctagtttttctgcaGCCGACCTCCAGCGTCGGCCACTGTAGCTCCTTCCTTGCTCCACTTTCCCCAGAGTACACAGCCTGCCTTTCCACTCTCCGTGCAGACCCATCCTCTTTCCCGCTCCTCGCTCTCGGACGCCACCAACGCTCTCCCGGGCTCTTCCGCGTTACCTACGATGGAAGGTCGGGGCGTGCGGGCAGCTGGAACCCACCCCTGTCTTGGAGCTCCGGGTAGCTCTCAAACTCGAGGCTGCGCACCCCCTTTCCCGTCAGCTGAGCTCTAGAGCGCTGGGGCTTTCTTTTTGATCGACTTCTTGAAATAAAACCAACTTTATCATTCTTTGGGTAACAGACCCAAAAGCCGATGGGACGGCCCGCTGGGCTGTTCCCGCCCCTATGCCCTTTTTTGGGTTTCCGGCCAGAGGCATGCTGGGAGCGTCACATGCAAATTGAGCGTGCACCCAGCGTTCCGCCCTTTCTACGCTGGGCCGGTTATCGACCCGGCCCAGTGCGCAGGCGCGGGAAAGTTGAACTAATAAAGT
The DNA window shown above is from Homo sapiens chromosome 19, GRCh38.p14 Primary Assembly and carries:
- the SCAF1 gene encoding splicing factor, arginine/serine-rich 19 isoform X3 — its product is MATDSFLAGLVSVLDPPDTWVPSRLDLRPGESEDMLELVAEVRIGDRDPIPLPVPSLLPRLRAWRTGKTVSPQSNSSRPTCARHLTLGTGDGGPAPPPAPSSASSSPSPSPSSSSPSPPPPPPPPAPPAPPAPRFDIYDPFHPTDEAYSPPPAPEQKYDPFEPTGSNPSSSAGTPSPEEEEEEEEEEEEEEEDEEEEEGLSQSISRISETLAGIYDDNSLSQDFPGDESPRPDAQPTQPTPAPGTPPQVDSTRADGAMRRRVFVVGTEAEACREGKVSVEVVTAGGAALPPPLLPPGDSEIEEGEIVQPEEEPRLALSLFRPGGRAARPTPAASATPTAQPLPQPPAPRAPEGDDFLSLHAESDGEGALQVDLGEPAPAPPAADSRWGGLDLRRKILTQRRERYRQRSPSPAPAPAPAAAAGPPTRKKSRRERKRSGEAKEAASSSSGTQPAPPAPASPWDSKKHRSRDRKPGSHASSSARRRSRSRSRSRSTRRRSRSTDRRRGGSRRSRSREKRRRRRRSASPPPATSSSSSSRRERHRGKHRDGGGSKKKKKRSRSRGEKRSGDGSEKAPAPAPPPSGSTSCGDRDSRRRGAVPPSIQDLTDHDLFAIKRTITVGRLDKSDPRGPSPAPASSPKREVLYDSEGLSGEERGGKSSQKDRRRSGAASSSSSSREKGSRRKALDGGDRDRDRDRDRDRDRSSKKARPPKESAPSSGPPPKPPVSSGSGSSSSSSSCSSRKVKLQSKVAVLIREGVSSTTPAKDAASAGLGSIGVKFSRDRESRSPFLKPDERAPTEMAKAAPGSTKPKKTKVKAKAGAKKTKGTKGKTKPSKTRKKVRSGGGSGGSGGQVSLKKSKADSCSQAAGTKGAEETSWSGEERAAKVPSTPPPKAAPPPPALTPDSQTVDSSCKTPEVSFLPEEATEEAGVRGGAEEEEEEEEEEEEEEEEEEQQPATTTATSTAAAAPSTAPSAGSTAGDSGAEDGPASRVSQLPTLPPPMPWNLPAGVDCTTSGVLALTALLFKMEEANLASRAKAQELIQATNQILSHRKPPSSLGMTPAPVPTSLGLPPGPSSYLLPGSLPLGGCGSTPPTPTGLAATSDKREGSSSSEGRGDTDKYLKKLHTQERAVEEVKLAIKPYYQKKDITKEEYKDILRKAVHKICHSKSGEINPVKVSNLVRAYVQRYRYFRKHGRKPGDPPGPPRPPKEPGPPDKGGPGLPLPPL